A window of the Pseudomonas fluorescens genome harbors these coding sequences:
- a CDS encoding sigma-54-dependent transcriptional regulator produces the protein MNNDLSVLIVEDDPHVLLGCQQALTLEDIPCIGVGSAEEALEQVGDNFAGIVISDIRLPGIDGLELLTRLKQRDRSLPVVLITGHGDISMAVGAMQKGAYDFMEKPFSPERLVDVARRALEQRSLNREVSSLRRQLAERDSLEGRIIGRSPAMQNLRELIANVADTSANVLIEGETGTGKELVARCLHDFSRRHTKQFVALNCGGLPENLFESEIFGHEANAFTGAGKRRIGKIEHADGGTLFLDEVESMPLPLQIKLLRVLQERTLERLGSNQSVAVDCRVIAATKSDLDESSKAGEFRSDLYYRLNVVTLELPPLRERREDILQLFEHFTQQSALRFDRALPELDNQTLSSLMSHDWPGNVRELRNVAERFALGLPAFKKTGAGSAGQGLAFAEAVEAFERNLLSDALQRSGGNLTQASLELGMAKTTLFDKVKKYGLSH, from the coding sequence ATGAACAACGACCTTAGTGTGCTGATCGTCGAAGACGATCCCCATGTGCTGCTCGGCTGCCAGCAGGCGCTGACCCTCGAAGACATCCCCTGCATCGGCGTGGGCAGTGCCGAAGAGGCGCTGGAGCAGGTCGGCGACAACTTCGCCGGGATCGTCATCAGCGACATTCGCCTGCCGGGCATCGACGGCCTGGAACTGCTGACCCGGCTCAAGCAACGCGACCGCAGCCTGCCGGTGGTGCTGATCACCGGACACGGCGACATCTCCATGGCCGTCGGCGCGATGCAGAAAGGCGCCTACGACTTCATGGAAAAACCGTTCTCCCCTGAGCGTTTGGTCGATGTGGCCCGCCGCGCGCTGGAACAACGCAGCCTGAATCGCGAGGTCTCGTCCCTGCGCCGGCAACTGGCCGAGCGCGATTCCCTTGAAGGGCGAATCATCGGCCGTTCGCCGGCCATGCAGAACCTGCGCGAACTGATCGCCAACGTCGCCGACACCTCGGCCAACGTGCTGATCGAAGGCGAAACCGGCACCGGCAAGGAACTGGTCGCCCGCTGCCTGCACGATTTCAGCCGTCGTCATACCAAACAGTTCGTCGCGCTGAACTGCGGCGGTCTGCCGGAAAACCTGTTCGAAAGCGAAATCTTCGGCCACGAAGCCAACGCCTTCACCGGCGCCGGCAAACGGCGGATCGGCAAGATCGAACACGCCGACGGCGGCACGCTGTTCCTCGACGAAGTGGAAAGCATGCCGCTGCCGTTGCAGATAAAACTGCTGCGGGTGTTGCAGGAACGCACCCTTGAACGCCTCGGCTCGAACCAGAGCGTGGCGGTGGATTGCCGGGTGATTGCGGCCACCAAATCCGACCTCGACGAATCGAGCAAGGCCGGGGAATTTCGCAGCGACTTGTACTACCGCCTCAACGTGGTGACGCTGGAACTGCCGCCCCTGCGCGAGCGCCGCGAAGACATCCTGCAACTGTTCGAACACTTCACCCAGCAATCAGCCCTGCGCTTCGACCGCGCGCTGCCGGAGCTGGACAACCAGACCCTGTCGAGCCTGATGAGCCACGACTGGCCGGGCAACGTGCGCGAACTGCGCAACGTCGCCGAGCGTTTTGCCCTCGGTCTGCCGGCGTTCAAGAAAACCGGTGCGGGCAGCGCGGGCCAGGGACTGGCGTTCGCCGAAGCGGTGGAAGCGTTCGAACGCAACCTGCTCAGCGACGCCCTGCAACGCAGCGGCGGCAACCTGACCCAGGCCAGCCTGGAACTGGGCATGGCCAAGACCACGCTGTTCGACAAAGTGAAAAAATACGGCCTGAGCCATTAA
- a CDS encoding alpha/beta fold hydrolase, producing MFKGFFAIAALLAAVFFVPASYAASRCDVNVPTERVDLEQVSLAYQSIGRASDPALLLVMGLGGQLIHWPDEVVVALCQQGFRVIRYDNRDVGLSTWRQTPTEANLTFEVLRYKLGLPVAAPYSLTDMADDALGLMDALHVEQFHVLGASMGGMIAQHMAAMAPQRVESLTLIMTSSGAEGLPAPSAALVQLLSRRGAPNRQIALEQQADLLAALGSPSVSDDRQALLHQAALSYDRAFNPEGVKRQIMAILAEPSRVALLNQLRVPTLVVHGTADPLLPVMHGVHLAAHIRGSQLRLIPGLAHRFQEAFKEPLLAAVLPYLREHREDTSHWAQIEPVAEHNLL from the coding sequence TTGCAATCGCGGCGTTGTTGGCCGCGGTTTTTTTCGTTCCGGCGTCCTATGCGGCGTCGCGTTGCGACGTCAATGTACCGACCGAACGGGTCGATCTGGAGCAGGTGAGCCTGGCGTACCAGAGCATCGGCCGTGCGTCGGATCCGGCGCTGTTGCTGGTGATGGGCCTGGGCGGGCAGTTGATCCACTGGCCGGATGAAGTGGTGGTCGCGCTGTGTCAGCAGGGTTTTCGGGTGATCCGTTATGACAACCGCGATGTCGGTCTGTCGACCTGGCGTCAGACGCCCACTGAGGCCAACCTGACCTTTGAAGTACTGCGCTACAAACTCGGCCTGCCGGTGGCGGCGCCTTACAGCCTGACCGACATGGCCGACGATGCGCTGGGCCTGATGGACGCGTTGCACGTCGAGCAATTCCACGTGCTCGGCGCGAGCATGGGCGGGATGATCGCCCAGCACATGGCGGCGATGGCGCCGCAACGGGTCGAGAGCCTGACGCTGATCATGACCAGCTCCGGCGCCGAAGGGCTGCCGGCACCGAGTGCGGCGTTGGTGCAATTGTTGTCACGGCGTGGCGCACCCAATCGCCAGATCGCGCTGGAACAACAGGCCGATCTGCTGGCGGCGCTGGGCAGTCCTTCAGTCAGTGATGATCGGCAGGCGTTGCTGCATCAGGCGGCGCTGTCCTATGACCGGGCGTTCAACCCTGAAGGCGTGAAGCGCCAGATCATGGCGATCCTCGCCGAACCGAGCCGGGTGGCGTTGCTCAATCAACTGCGGGTCCCGACGCTGGTGGTGCATGGCACGGCGGATCCGCTGCTGCCGGTGATGCACGGCGTGCACCTGGCGGCGCACATTCGTGGCAGTCAGCTGCGGTTGATTCCGGGGCTGGCGCACCGCTTTCAGGAAGCGTTCAAGGAGCCATTGCTGGCGGCGGTGTTGCCGTATCTGCGCGAGCATCGCGAAGACACGTCGCATTGGGCGCAGATCGAACCGGTGGCGGAACACAACCTGCTCTGA
- a CDS encoding GlpM family protein, giving the protein MFKAMLGAAVVVILAMLAKTKNYYIAGLVPLFPTFALIAHYIVGKGRSIDDLKTTIVFGMWSIIPYFVYLATLYVMVDRMRLEASLAVAAVAWLMAATVLVSVWVRLHA; this is encoded by the coding sequence ATTTTCAAGGCAATGCTCGGTGCGGCAGTGGTGGTGATCCTCGCCATGCTGGCCAAGACCAAAAACTACTACATCGCCGGGCTGGTACCGCTGTTCCCGACCTTCGCCCTGATTGCCCACTACATCGTCGGCAAGGGCCGCTCGATCGACGACCTGAAGACCACCATCGTCTTCGGCATGTGGTCGATCATTCCGTACTTCGTGTATCTGGCGACGCTGTACGTGATGGTCGACCGCATGCGCCTTGAAGCTTCGCTGGCGGTCGCGGCGGTGGCGTGGTTGATGGCGGCGACAGTGCTGGTGTCGGTGTGGGTACGGCTTCACGCCTGA